The Doryrhamphus excisus isolate RoL2022-K1 chromosome 1, RoL_Dexc_1.0, whole genome shotgun sequence genome includes a window with the following:
- the rasal3 gene encoding disabled homolog 2-interacting protein isoform X2, with translation MMGFRRWIVCGGALECTPDHLGPRPKKEEGGVRALIKRRLENKAKRTSNTQVNPMGLHKGSRHYGSRESMSIPVSPVGSLDLSADASTVVRPVHSSILGEKYCFEVINSESTHCFGCSSAAERDRWIEDLRRAAQPNKDNTERTENSLSLWVNEAKDLPPKRRYYCEVHLDGTLFARSSSKVSSRSHLAGDSSAGSSGHLGGNGGGAGGFQLFWGEFFELDNLPCISQITLYLFCEEDSKKKRHSGEAFGPHLLGSVDIRLAEIRGRAYQEKWYPIIPCKVSASACSKELLGPQASLRIKARFQNLQVLPMEKYKEFAEYVTVDYVDMCKSLEPLVNVKEKEELAGALVHVLQSIGKAKEFLVDLARAEVERLGEKEALIFRENSLATKAIDEYMKLVGQKYLIDTLGDVITRLYMTGDGYEVDPRKCHASELSNNQKHLMEVCDQAVRKIIDLHGHFPEELNKIFSSWTEMCEDQGRPEIGQRLISASLFLRFLCPAILSPSLFGLTQSYPDSNTLRTLTLTAKVIQNLANFTLFGEKEAYMVFMNEFLQQHWDGMRGFLLTVSDPCTEIPMSSFDGYVDLPLRLAVLHGLLVDIVHQRAQETIEKLHPLPWILNQITESLGPGVPHIPINSPRRQVKPMYVPPKDLSKYSPHQSSLQQLPQDSKGLINGDCGARRRKPVTRTQSAPYRRPEKRIKRHTSSEALPIANDEQDLPLISSPQASESSKACAPVPWIKDIQKKDPSEMQEEHEGLSLLDRHTQELSELRLGVDQVTERELEMAKRLEDFIIQSMDQHAMLQAQVSEIRDLLAVRDEQLASATFRLGVIEEERENDERKMNVATAAAERMNTLEEQFVDLMKDLRRLNEAYHSIVQAGEKQPV, from the exons TGGGATTCAGACGTTGGATTGTATGTGGTGGAGCGCTGG AATGTACTCCTGACCACTTGGGCCCTCGACCGAAGAAAGAAGAAGGTGGCGTGAGG GCGCTGATTAAGCGACGGCTTGAGAACAAGGCAAAGAGAACCAGCAACACTCAAGTCAACCCCATGGGACTCCACAAAGGAAGCAG GCACTACGGCTCTAGGGAGTCCATGTCCATTCCAGTGAGTCCAGTGGGAAGTCTGGATCTAAGTGCAGATGCCAGCACTGTCGTCAGGCCGGTCCACAGCTCTATTTTAGGGGAGAAGTACTGTTTTGAG gtcaTCAACTCAGAGAGCACGCACTGCTTTGGCTGCTCCTCAGCTGCAGAACGTGATCGATGGATTGAAGATCTGAGACGGGCTGCCCAGCCCAACAAG GATAACACTGAGCGCACAGAGAACTCCCTCAGTCTGTGGGTCAACGAAGCAAAGGATCTGCCACCCAAACGCCGTTACTACTGTGAGGTACATCTGGACGGGACTCTGTTCGCCCGTTCCAGCAGCAAGGTGTCCAGCCGCTCTCATCTGGCTGGGGACAGCTCCGCTGGTTCTTCCGGACACCTGGGCGGGAATGGAGGAGGAGCCGGGGGCTTTCAGTTGTTCTGGGGAGAGTTCTTTGAGCTGGACAATCTTCCCTGCATCTCCCAAATCACGTTGTACCTTTTCTGCGAAGAGGACTCCAAAAAGAAGCGGCATTCCGGGGAAGCGTTCGGCCCACATCTGCTCGGCAGCGTGGATATTCGCTTAGCGGAGATTCGAGGCAGGGCCTATCAGGAAAAGTGGTACCCCATCATTCCGTGCAAGGTCTCAGCCTCGGCATGCAGCAAAGAACTTCTGGGGCCACAGGCCTCTCTCCGCATCAAGGCCCGGTTCCAGAACCTGCAGGTTCTGCCGATGGAGAAATACAAAGAATTTGCCGAGTATGTGACTGTGGACTATGTGGACATGTGCAAAAGCTTGGAGCCTCTTGTGAACGTCAAAGAGAAGGAGGAGCTGGCAGGAGCTCTCGTCCATGTGCTGCAGAGTATTGGCAAAGCCAAG GAGTTCCTTGTTGATTTGGCCAGAGCTGAAGTTGAGCGTCTGGGAGAGAAGGAGGCGTTGATCTTCAGAGAGAACAGCCTTGCCACTAAAGCCATAGATGAATACATGAAGCTGGTGGGACAGAAGTATCTCATCGACACGCTCG GGGACGTTATTACACGCCTCTACATGACGGGGGACGGCTACGAAGTCGACCCTCGCAAATGTCATGCCTCGGAGCTATCAAACAATCAGAAGCACTTGATGGAAGTGTGCGACCAGGCAGTGCGGAAAATTATTGACCTGCACGG ACACTTTCCCGAAGAGCTGAACAAGATTTTCTCAAGCTGGACCGAGATGTGTGAAGACCAGGGAAGACCAGAGATTGGTCAACGTCTCATCTCCGCTTCCCTCTTCCTTCGCTTCTTGTGTCCGGCTATCCTCAGTCCATCGCTGTTTGGTTTGACGCAGTCTTACCCAGACTCGAACACGCTTCgcacactgaccttaactgctAAGGTCATCCAGAACCTGGCGAACTTCACCCT GTTTGGAGAGAAGGAGGCGTACATGGTCTTCATGAATGAATTCTTACAGCAGCATTGGGATGGAATGAGGGGCTTTCTACTCACCGTGTCGGATCCTTGCACCGAGATCCCAATGAGCTCATTTGATGGATATGTGGATCTACCTTTGCGACTGGCCGTGCTGCATGGTCTGCTGGTTGATATCGTCCATCAGAGGGcccag GAAACAATCGAGAAGTTGCATCCTCTACCTTGGATTCTGAACCAGATAACAGAGTCCCTGGGCCCTGGGGTACCCCACATCCCAATAAACAG TCCACGGAGACAAGTGAAACCAATGTACGTTCCTCCTAAAGACCTGAGCAAGTACAGCCCTCACCAGTCGTCTCTCCAGCAGCTTCCCCAGGACTCCAAGGGTCTAATAAACGG CGATTGCGGAGCCCGGAGGAGGAAGCCTGTCACCCGAACTCAGAGTGCCCCATATAGACGTCCTGAGAAGAGGATCAAGAGACACACAAGTTCTGAAGCTCTGCCCATAGCCAACGATGAGCAAGATCTGCCTCTTATCTCATCCCCACAAGCT AGCGAGTCAAGCAAAGCATGTGCACCAGTTCCTTGGATTAAAGACATCCAAAAGAAGGACCCCAGTGAGATGCAAGAAGAACACGAAGGACTCAGCTTACTGGATCGG CACACCCAAGAACTGTCTGAGCTCCGCCTGGGCGTAGACCAGGTGACGGAGCGGGAGCTTGAAATGGCAAAGAGGCTGGAGGACTTCATCATCCAGAGCATGGATCAGCACGCAATGCTGCAGGCCCAAGTCAGCGAGATCCGGGACCTGCTGGCCGTCCGTGATGAGCAGCTTGCCAGCGCCACCTTCAG GTTGGGGGTGATCGAGGAGGAGAGGGAGAATGACGAGCGCAAGATGAATGTCGCCACGGCAGCagccgagcgaatgaacacgtTG GAGGAGCAGTTTGTAGACTTGATGAAGGACCTCCGGCGCCTCAACGAGGCCTACCACAGTATCGTGCAAGCTGGTGAAAAGCAACCTGTTTAG
- the trim25 gene encoding E3 ubiquitin/ISG15 ligase TRIM25 isoform X1 encodes MAEVDFSLLSLESELTCCICLSPFDCPVTIPCGHNFCQACLLATWTDVYDCPQCRTHFAVKPELKKNTVLSTVVETFKGRSSEVFASEDKSSQAATPKPDRVDCDTCMESPATKTCLTCMASFCAEHLRPHHHNPVFRVHQLTEPVGDLSERICRDHRRPMDLFCPQHGRLICILCLQTAHKTCSLVSPDQQRIMQESELRKKLGLVEKKIQRNETVISEMAGMQNTLKDKAVFMKMNMALEYQQIKDMLVSEERDAMGLLDQELTSGQTKLKVLIKRFSDNISNLTKSKEEIQSLLCKSQTVAFLQASVNLPKAATFDPFPPQINLESPKLKAAQQFSVQLKEEMRQILSQPYDARTPLLKQEKREENVPPRNPPPPAPAKPVHAKADMKTHHKPKNTFGLKKDNKEHQKNKCRSMENLLEADSGKAKGRGSESKAKTEAAGLPANITSAEKRHNLLKYGRELTFNRWTAHRRLIFSEDFTEVTVSSQPDAAKNPDGPERFAVCSQVLACQGFTNGRHYWEVRINNNNFTGIGLAYSSINRKSPTSRLGRNGQSWCVEWFNIKLSAWHDSKEVVLDNPNPKRVGVLLDLDAGSATFYNVTDRAYPFYSFVFPFTATVFPAFWIFSCNSSISLCKLEKV; translated from the exons ATGGCGGAAGTGGACTTCTCTCTGCTTAGTCTGGAAAGCGAGCTGACGTGCTGTATCTGTCTGAGCCCTTTTGACTGTCCGGTCACCATCCCCTGCGGGCACAACTTCTGCCAGGCGTGCCTTCTCGCCACCTGGACGGACGTGTACGACTGTCCGCAATGTCGGACCCACTTCGCCGTCAAGCCGGAGCTGAAGAAGAACACCGTCCTCAGCACCGTGGTGGAGACCTTCAAAGGACGTTCTAGCGAGGTGTTTGCCTCCGAAGACAAAAGCAGCCAAGCGGCGACCCCTAAACCCGACAGGGTGGACTGCGATACGTGCATGGAGTCACCGGCGACCAAAACCTGCCTCACCTGCATGGCGTCTTTCTGCGCCGAGCACCTGCGACCGCATCACCACAACCCGGTGTTCCGCGTCCATCAGCTGACCGAGCCCGTCGGCGACCTGTCGGAACGCATCTGCCGGGACCACCGCAGGCCCATGGACCTCTTCTGCCCTCAGCACGGCCGCCTCATCTGCATCCTCTGCCTTCAAACGGCGCACAAAACCTGCTCGCTCGTCTCTCCTGACCAGCAGAGGATCATGCAAGAG tctgagttgagaaaaaagttgggTTTGGTGGAAAAGAAGATTCAAAGGAATGAGACGGTCATATCTGAAATGGCAGGCATGCAGAACACCTTGAAG GATAAGGCTGTCTTCATGAAGATGAACATGGCTCTCGAGTATCAGCAGATCAAAGACATGCTGGTCAGCGAGGAGCGTGATGCTATGGGCTTATTGGACCAAGAGCTGACGTCTGGTCAGACCAAGCTCAAGGTTCTCATCAAGCGCTTTTCAGACAATATCAGTAACTTGACCAAATCCAAGGAGGAGATCCAGAGTCTGCTGTGCAAGTCCCAAACGGTGGCCTTTCTGCAG GCTTCAGTTAACCTGCCCAAAGCTGCAACCTTTGATCCGTTTCCCCCACAAATCAACCTGGAGTCCCCAAAGTTGAAAGCAGCCCAACAGTTTTCTGTTCAGCTGAAGGAAGAGATGCGACAGATCCTGAGTCAGCCGTACGATGCCAGAACGCCACTGCTAAAACAAG AGAAGAGAGAGGAGAACGTCCCCCCAAGAAACCCCCCCCCGCCGGCACCAGCTAAACCAGTTCACGCCAAAGCCGACATGAAAACGCACCATA AACCAAAAAACACCTTTGGGCTGAAGAAAGACAACAAGGAACATCAGAAAAACAAGTGTCGTTCCATGGAGAATCTCCTGGAGGCTGATAGTGGGAAAGCAAAAGGCAGAGGTTCCGAGTCCAAAGCAAAAACAG AAGCTGCGGGCCTTCCTGCCAATATTACTTCTGCTGAAAAAAGGCACAACCTTTTGAAGT ACGGCCGGGAGCTTACCTTCAACCGATGGACGGCACACAGGCGCCTGATATTCTCCGAGGACTTCACCGAGGTAACCGTGTCCAGCCAGCCTGACGCCGCCAAGAACCCCGACGGCCCCGAGCGCTTCGCCGTGTGCTCTCAGGTGCTCGCTTGTCAAGGTTTCACAAACGGGCGCCACTACTGGGAAGTGCGaattaacaacaacaacttcaCCGGCATCGGCTTGGCTTATTCTAGCATCAACCGCAAAAGTCCCACCAGCCGACTGGGCCGCAACGGCCAGTCCTGGTGTGTGGAGTGGTTTAACATCAAACTGTCGGCTTGGCACGACAGCAAGGAGGTCGTGCTTGACAATCCCAATCCCAAACGCGTTGGTGTGTTGTTGGATTTGGACGCGGGCTCGGCTACATTCTACAACGTGACAGACCGGGCGTACCCCTTCTACTCTTTTGTGTTCCCCTTCACTGCCACCGTCTTTCCGGCCTTCTGGATTTTCTCCTGTAATTCCTCCATTTCGCTCTGCAAGCTTGAGAAAGTATGA
- the trim25 gene encoding E3 ubiquitin/ISG15 ligase TRIM25 isoform X2 has translation MAEVDFSLLSLESELTCCICLSPFDCPVTIPCGHNFCQACLLATWTDVYDCPQCRTHFAVKPELKKNTVLSTVVETFKGRSSEVFASEDKSSQAATPKPDRVDCDTCMESPATKTCLTCMASFCAEHLRPHHHNPVFRVHQLTEPVGDLSERICRDHRRPMDLFCPQHGRLICILCLQTAHKTCSLVSPDQQRIMQESELRKKLGLVEKKIQRNETVISEMAGMQNTLKDKAVFMKMNMALEYQQIKDMLVSEERDAMGLLDQELTSGQTKLKVLIKRFSDNISNLTKSKEEIQSLLCKSQTVAFLQASVNLPKAATFDPFPPQINLESPKLKAAQQFSVQLKEEMRQILSQPYDARTPLLKQEPKNTFGLKKDNKEHQKNKCRSMENLLEADSGKAKGRGSESKAKTEAAGLPANITSAEKRHNLLKYGRELTFNRWTAHRRLIFSEDFTEVTVSSQPDAAKNPDGPERFAVCSQVLACQGFTNGRHYWEVRINNNNFTGIGLAYSSINRKSPTSRLGRNGQSWCVEWFNIKLSAWHDSKEVVLDNPNPKRVGVLLDLDAGSATFYNVTDRAYPFYSFVFPFTATVFPAFWIFSCNSSISLCKLEKV, from the exons ATGGCGGAAGTGGACTTCTCTCTGCTTAGTCTGGAAAGCGAGCTGACGTGCTGTATCTGTCTGAGCCCTTTTGACTGTCCGGTCACCATCCCCTGCGGGCACAACTTCTGCCAGGCGTGCCTTCTCGCCACCTGGACGGACGTGTACGACTGTCCGCAATGTCGGACCCACTTCGCCGTCAAGCCGGAGCTGAAGAAGAACACCGTCCTCAGCACCGTGGTGGAGACCTTCAAAGGACGTTCTAGCGAGGTGTTTGCCTCCGAAGACAAAAGCAGCCAAGCGGCGACCCCTAAACCCGACAGGGTGGACTGCGATACGTGCATGGAGTCACCGGCGACCAAAACCTGCCTCACCTGCATGGCGTCTTTCTGCGCCGAGCACCTGCGACCGCATCACCACAACCCGGTGTTCCGCGTCCATCAGCTGACCGAGCCCGTCGGCGACCTGTCGGAACGCATCTGCCGGGACCACCGCAGGCCCATGGACCTCTTCTGCCCTCAGCACGGCCGCCTCATCTGCATCCTCTGCCTTCAAACGGCGCACAAAACCTGCTCGCTCGTCTCTCCTGACCAGCAGAGGATCATGCAAGAG tctgagttgagaaaaaagttgggTTTGGTGGAAAAGAAGATTCAAAGGAATGAGACGGTCATATCTGAAATGGCAGGCATGCAGAACACCTTGAAG GATAAGGCTGTCTTCATGAAGATGAACATGGCTCTCGAGTATCAGCAGATCAAAGACATGCTGGTCAGCGAGGAGCGTGATGCTATGGGCTTATTGGACCAAGAGCTGACGTCTGGTCAGACCAAGCTCAAGGTTCTCATCAAGCGCTTTTCAGACAATATCAGTAACTTGACCAAATCCAAGGAGGAGATCCAGAGTCTGCTGTGCAAGTCCCAAACGGTGGCCTTTCTGCAG GCTTCAGTTAACCTGCCCAAAGCTGCAACCTTTGATCCGTTTCCCCCACAAATCAACCTGGAGTCCCCAAAGTTGAAAGCAGCCCAACAGTTTTCTGTTCAGCTGAAGGAAGAGATGCGACAGATCCTGAGTCAGCCGTACGATGCCAGAACGCCACTGCTAAAACAAG AACCAAAAAACACCTTTGGGCTGAAGAAAGACAACAAGGAACATCAGAAAAACAAGTGTCGTTCCATGGAGAATCTCCTGGAGGCTGATAGTGGGAAAGCAAAAGGCAGAGGTTCCGAGTCCAAAGCAAAAACAG AAGCTGCGGGCCTTCCTGCCAATATTACTTCTGCTGAAAAAAGGCACAACCTTTTGAAGT ACGGCCGGGAGCTTACCTTCAACCGATGGACGGCACACAGGCGCCTGATATTCTCCGAGGACTTCACCGAGGTAACCGTGTCCAGCCAGCCTGACGCCGCCAAGAACCCCGACGGCCCCGAGCGCTTCGCCGTGTGCTCTCAGGTGCTCGCTTGTCAAGGTTTCACAAACGGGCGCCACTACTGGGAAGTGCGaattaacaacaacaacttcaCCGGCATCGGCTTGGCTTATTCTAGCATCAACCGCAAAAGTCCCACCAGCCGACTGGGCCGCAACGGCCAGTCCTGGTGTGTGGAGTGGTTTAACATCAAACTGTCGGCTTGGCACGACAGCAAGGAGGTCGTGCTTGACAATCCCAATCCCAAACGCGTTGGTGTGTTGTTGGATTTGGACGCGGGCTCGGCTACATTCTACAACGTGACAGACCGGGCGTACCCCTTCTACTCTTTTGTGTTCCCCTTCACTGCCACCGTCTTTCCGGCCTTCTGGATTTTCTCCTGTAATTCCTCCATTTCGCTCTGCAAGCTTGAGAAAGTATGA
- the dgke gene encoding diacylglycerol kinase epsilon — protein sequence MLYTEEAGLPDERSFWEEWSLLFWTSVAVMVPVVITLWCSVQRSKRKSHMKEFFRKSRHGWHYTDLFNKPTYCCVCSQHILRGAFCDCCGVCADEQCLRRADRELPCKEIMAQGTEHRWVQGNVPLASYCAACKQQCGTQPKLCDYRCVWCQATVHDDCLETLVDASQCDLGEFHNLIIPPHYLHLVNKLPRRHPDEYTKLASSCGCGWTPVLVLANTRSGNNMGEALLGEFRSLLNPVQVFDLSQLAPSKALQLCTLLPPGCVRVLVCGGDGTVGWVLDAIDNMKLKGQDQFVPRVTILPLGTGNDLSNTLGWGSGYAGEIPVEQVLRNILDAEVVKMDRWKVEVSSKGLTIRKPKVLSMNNYFSVGPDALMALNFHTHREKTPSFFSSRIINKAVYFLYGTKDCLVQECKDLDKRIELELDGERVPLPSLEGIIVCNIGYWGGGCRLWEGVGDEPCPPTRLDDGLLEVVGVFGSFHCAQIQVKLANPVRLGQAHTVRMVLKSSTMPMQVDGEPWAQGPCTITITHKTQSLMLYHSAEQTDDDDDESSASEAENPTPHDSPRPPLVASAHA from the exons ATGTTATACACGGAGGAGGCCGGGTTGCCAGATGAGCGCAGCTTCTGGGAGGAGTGGTCGCTTCTGTTTTGGACCTCTGTGGCCGTGATGGTCCCGGTGGTCATCACCCTGTGGTGTAGCGTCCAACGCTCCAAGCGGAAAAGCCACATGAAGGAGTTCTTTCGCAAGAGCAGACACGGCTGGCACTACACGGACTTGTTCAACAAGCCCACCTACTGCTGCGTGTGCTCCCAGCACATCCTCCGCGGTGCCTTCTGCGACTGCTGCGGCGTGTGCGCCGACGAGCAGTGCCTTCGCCGGGCCGACCGGGAGCTTCCGTGCAAGGAGATCATGGCCCAGGGAACGGAGCACCGGTGGGTTCAGGGCAACGTGCCCCTGGCCAGCTACTGTGCAGCCTGCAAACAACAGTGTGGGACGCAGCCGAAGCTCTGTGACTACAG ATGCGTATGGTGCCAGGCCACAGTGCATGACGACTGCTTGGAAACCCTGGTGGATGCGAGCCAGTGTGACCTGGGTGAATTTCACAACCTCATCATCCCTCCTCATTACCTGCACCTCGTCAACAAGCTCCCCCGCAGACACCCGGACGAGTACACAAAG CTGGCATCCTCGTGTGGCTGTGGCTGGACTCCCGTGTTGGTCTTGGCCAACACGCGCAGTGGAAACAACATGGGGGAGGCTCTGCTGGGAGAGTTTCGCAGCCTCCTCAACCCCGTGCAG GTTTTTGACCTCTCGCAGTTAGCACCGTCCAAGGCCCTCCAGCTATGCACCCTGTTGCCCCCTGGTTGTGTGAGGGTGCTGGTGTGTGGGGGGGACGGCACTGTGGGATGGGTGCTGGATGCGATTGACAATATGAAGCTCAAG GGTCAAGACCAGTTCGTGCCAAGGGTGACCATCCTCCCGCTTGGCACAGGAAACGACCTCTCCAATACTTTGGGCTGGGGGTCGGGGTATGCCGGAGAGATCCCGGTGGAACAGGTTCTTCGCAACATCCTGGATGCAGAGGTGGTCAAAATGGACAG ATGGAAAGTGGAGGTATCTTCCAAAGGCCTCACTATTCGAAAACCAAAG GTTCTGTCCATGAACAATTACTTCTCGGTGGGGCCCGACGCTCTGATGGCGCTCAACTTCCACACACATCGAGAGAAAACGCCGTCCTTCTTCTCCAGCCGTATCATCAACAAG GCGGTGTATTTCCTGTACGGCACCAAGGACTGTTTAGTGCAGGAATGCAaagacctggataagcggattGAG CTGGAACTCGACGGTGAGAGGGTGCCGCTGCCCAGCCTGGAGGGCATCATAGTTTGCAACATTGGCTACTGGGGGGGTGGCTGCAGACTCTGGGAGGGAGTGGGAGATGAACCCTGCCCCCCCACACG GTTGGACGATGGTCTGCTGGAGGTGGTGGGTGTGTTCGGTTCCTTCCACTGTGCTCAGATCCAGGTCAAGCTGGCGAATCCAGTCCGACTGGGACAGGCCCACACAGTCCGG ATGGTCCTCAAGAGCTCCACCATGCCGATGCAAGTGGACGGGGAGCCGTGGGCCCAGGGCCCGTGCACCATCACCATTACCCACAAGACCCAGTCCCTCATGTTGTACCACAGCGCAGAGCAGACggacgatgacgacgacgaaTCCAGCGCCTCCGAGGCGGAGAACCCCACCCCTCACGACTCACCCAGACCTCCTTTGGTAGCGTCCGCTCATGCTTGA
- the LOC131142212 gene encoding docking protein 3-like: MYEQHARLRADQHLDAQQQQKKKKKGNERRGRHTADKETYYAAHVFLNPKVSKNAWISLMDSQAKTGKAYLQPRKAGKKWKPVWLSLVAPSSNGVGRLEIQNIGGGTTGGEHGTGLRRHHQPQERQVKVVRLTDLISVLRLPPNAEACPMENMSAFCVETQERTMVFAAHKDDCVEWVEKLCLNSFQSPETNQLHMEDNQIYATAGDASDFWVVVQKTDAAVRCGLQGSYWLQVGQKTLLLKDTQNINIVQQWPYELLRRYGNDKMVLRIEAGRRCDSGPGTFTFETHQAEKIFNLIQSTIKQKTLAVTSGNPPQKEETVLVTNSQTDSPLPKTPDVASMASILGSKGTQGHLSVVSEDTAGCQDDSAHSSESPSSQPAPITLMPLPVVPKLDKSSLGLPCGQSEAEYADPNDCIPTLPKPKTTTPLYVDPASVLPLCPPSSQPLKPPSFSPHRRFVISDPDTVYSEVYDKVTPGQNDPYVSLSQGNMMRLPQDEPIYAEPVSKEDEIARKDVTKPDPFAHLYAQVNKTPLSSSPSSTTSTSPSSSASSLASSMATTKIAENALDDVIYENLGLI, translated from the exons GAAACCTACTATGCTGCCCATGTCTTCCTGAATCCAAAGGTTAGCAAGAATGCTTGGATTTCCTTGATGGACTCTCAAGCAAAAACCGGGAAGGCTTACCTTCAACCTCGCAAGGCGGGCAAA AAATGGAAGCCAGTGTGGTTGTCACTGGTCGCACCCAGCAGCAATGGGGTGGGTCGACTGGAGATTCAGAATATAGGAG GTGGTACGACAGGAGGTGAACACGGTACAGGGTTGCGAAGACACCACCAGCCTCAGGAAAGACAAGTCAAAGTGGTCCGGCTCACTGACTTAATCAGTGTCCTGAGACTTCCCCCGAATGCCGAGGCCTGTCCCATG GAGAACATGTCAGCTTTTTGTGTGGAGACACAGGAAAGAACCATGGTCTTTGCCGCACACAAAGACGACTGTGTGGAGTGGGTGGAAAAACTTTGTCTTAACTCCTTTCAG AGCCCAGAGACCAATCAACTTCATATGGAGGACAACCAGATATACGCAACAGCGGGTGACG CCTCGGACTTCTGGGTGGTGGTGCAAAAGACGGATGCAGCGGTCCGTTGTGGACTGCAGGGTTCGTATTGGCTGCAGGTTGGACAAAAGACCCTGCTCCTGAAAGATACGCAGAATATCAACATTGTTCAACAATGGCCCTACGAACTGCTGAGGCGATACGGTAACGATAAA ATGGTCTTAAGAATAGAAGCGGGCAGACGCTGCGACAGTGGTCCCGGAACATTTACTTTTGAAACGCATCAAGCTGAGAAAATATTCAACCTGATTCAGAGCACCATCAAGCAAAAGACTTTGGCTGTTACATCAGGCAACCCTCCCCAGAAAGAGGAGACAGTTTTGGTAACCAACTCACAGACTGACTCCCCTCTGCCCAAAACACCCGATGTGGCCAGTATGGCTTCCATTTTGGGAAGCAAGGGGACACAGGGACATCTATCTGTTGTCTCAGAGGACACTGCGGGTTGTCAAGATGACTCTGCTCATTCCTCGGAAAGTCCATCGTCACAGCCAGCTCCTATCACCCTCATGCCTCTTCCGGTGGTCCCAAAGCTGGACAAATCCTCTCTAGGTCTTCCTTGTGGCCAATCAGAAGCGGAGTATGCCGACCCAAATGACTGCATCCCAACTTTACCAAAACCTAAAACTACCACGCCTCTGTATGTCGACCCGGCAAGTGTTCTTCCCCTTTGTCCTCCGAGTTCGCAACCTTTAAAGCCACCTTCTTTCAGCCCTCATCGCCGTTTCGTCATCAGTGACCCAGACACTGTTTATTCCGAAGTGTATGATAAAGTCACCCCGGGCCAGAATGACCCATACGTCAGTTTGAGCCAAGGTAACATGATGCGTCTCCCACAGGATGAACCAATTTATGCTGAACCTGTGAGCAAGGAAGATGAAATAGCTCGTAAAGATGTAACCAAGCCGGACCCATTCGCCCACCTCTACGCTCAAGTAAATAAAACACCTCTATCGTCTAGTCCCTCTTCAACCACCAGCACGTCCccttcctcctctgcatcatCCTTAGCCAGCAGCATGGCCACCACTAAAATAGCCGAAAACGCTCTTGATGATGTCATCTATGAAAACCTAGGCCTCATTTAA